A window of Equus caballus isolate H_3958 breed thoroughbred chromosome 10, TB-T2T, whole genome shotgun sequence contains these coding sequences:
- the EQUCABV1R901 gene encoding vomeronasal 1 receptor equCabV1R901, with the protein MISFDLAIDMAILAQTGIGMVGNASLLCHYICSLCRRQRLRPLEQIINHLALANTLTLLCGGIPRTMAPFGLKYFLNDVGCKLVFYFHRVAWGNSLSTTCLLGGFQALSIRPTNSRWAELKFKSPKHINSPCILSWVFHLLGNIIVPMRVTGQKNHGNSSVKLNLGYCSRVFINAITESICSVIFSSVDVICLGLMIWASGSMIIFLWRHKQRVQYIHSTRRSPQISPETRATKSILILVSAFVIFYSLSSAFEMYAYLFDNPQLWLVNTSVFLASCFPTLSPFLLLKSDTHISSLCSSC; encoded by the coding sequence ATGATTTCCTTTGACTTGGCAATAGATATGGCCATCCTTGCTCAGACTGGAATAGGGATGGTGGGCAATGCTTCACTCCTTTGTCATTACATCTGCTCTCTTTGTAGGAGGCAGAGATTGAGACCATTAGAGCAAATAATTAACCATCTTGCTTTAGCCAATACTTTGACCCTGCTTTGTGGAGGAATTCCTCGAACAATGGCGCCCTTTGGGttgaaatatttcctaaatgATGTCGGCTGTAAACTAGTCTTTTATTTTCATAGAGTGGCCTGGGGAAATTCCCTCAGCACCACCTGTCTTTTGGGTGGCTTCCAGGCCTTAAGTATTAGACCCACAAACTCTAGATGGGCAGAACTCAAATTCAAATCCCCAAAGCATATTAATTCTCCATGTATCCTGAGCTGGGTGTTTCATTTGTTGGGAAATATCATTGTTCCCATGAGAGTGACTGGACAGAAGAATCACGGAAATAGCAGTGTGAAATTAAATCTTGGATATTGCTCTCGTGTGTTTATTAATGCAATTACAGAATCAATATGTTCAGTCATTTTCTCCTCTGTTGATGTTATTTGTTTAGGACTCATGATATGGGCCAGTGGATCCATGATAATTTTCCTTTGGAGGCACAAACAGCGAGTTCAATACATTCACAGCACTAGGCGATCCCCCCAAATATCCCCAGAGACCAGAGCCACAAAATCTATCCTGATACTTGTGAGCgcttttgtcatattttattctctctcttctgcttttgaAATGTATGCCTATCTTTTTGACAACCCACAGTTGTGGCTTGTGAACACCAGTGTGTTTCTAGCATCTTGTTTTCCAACTCTCAGTCCCTTTTTGCTCCTGAAAAGTGACACCCACATCTCCAGCCTCTGCTCTTCCTGCTGA